The following proteins are encoded in a genomic region of Fimbriiglobus ruber:
- a CDS encoding IS1380 family transposase has product MKPIFRRWFQKGKARIARRLDQTRNPLSPEPVLKARNIHYEVSDKAQAIHCGGIGLIHALGQRFGLAKTIDQKLHLLKFHVPYHESDHVLTLAYNPLCGGTCLQDLELLRNDETFLNALDARRIPDPTTAGDFCRRFLASDVEALIDAINEVRRRVWAEQPESFFDCATIDLDGTLVGTTGPCKEGMDIAYDGTWGYHPLVVSLAETGEVLSIVNRPGNRPSHEGAAREVNRSLVLCLEAGFRTVLLRGDTDFSQTQYLDGWNAIHKTRFLFGYDAVPTLVRKAEELPDHAWRRLTRPARYHVNTQPRRTPENVKARIVTEREYETLRLDSEDIAEFEYRPTACRQKYRMVVIRKNITRAKGEAALFDEVRYFFYITNEREWSADAIVFSANDRCHQENLHAQLKSGVRALRAPVDTLESNWAYMVMTALGWNVKAWWALSLPEPPGRWRDKYRQEKRWVLGLEFRSFVHAFVGLPCQVLRTGRKLVYRLLSWNPHLRVFFRLVETLNC; this is encoded by the coding sequence GTGAAACCTATCTTCCGCCGCTGGTTCCAAAAAGGCAAGGCCCGCATCGCTCGCCGACTCGATCAAACGCGCAATCCGCTCAGCCCCGAGCCCGTGCTCAAAGCCCGCAACATCCACTATGAGGTCTCCGACAAAGCCCAGGCCATCCACTGCGGTGGCATCGGCCTCATCCATGCGCTGGGTCAACGATTCGGGCTCGCCAAGACCATCGACCAAAAACTTCATCTGCTCAAATTCCACGTCCCGTATCACGAATCCGATCACGTCCTCACCCTCGCCTACAACCCGCTCTGCGGCGGCACCTGCCTTCAAGACCTCGAACTCCTCCGCAACGACGAGACCTTCCTCAACGCCCTGGACGCGCGACGCATCCCCGACCCCACCACCGCCGGCGACTTCTGCCGCCGCTTCTTGGCGTCCGACGTCGAAGCGCTGATCGACGCGATCAACGAGGTCCGTCGTCGCGTCTGGGCCGAGCAACCCGAGTCGTTCTTCGACTGCGCGACGATCGATCTGGATGGCACCCTCGTCGGGACCACCGGTCCGTGCAAGGAGGGAATGGACATCGCCTACGACGGCACCTGGGGTTATCACCCGTTGGTCGTTTCGCTGGCCGAGACCGGGGAGGTCCTCAGCATCGTGAATCGTCCGGGGAATCGCCCGTCGCACGAGGGCGCGGCCCGGGAAGTCAACCGCTCGCTGGTGTTGTGCCTCGAGGCCGGTTTTCGCACGGTCCTCTTGCGGGGCGACACCGATTTCTCGCAGACCCAGTATCTGGATGGCTGGAACGCCATCCACAAGACGCGGTTCCTTTTCGGCTACGATGCCGTGCCCACTCTGGTGCGGAAAGCCGAGGAACTCCCGGACCACGCGTGGCGGCGGCTGACCCGCCCCGCCCGTTACCACGTGAACACGCAACCGCGGCGGACGCCGGAAAACGTCAAGGCCAGGATCGTGACGGAGCGGGAGTACGAGACGCTCCGTTTGGACTCGGAGGACATCGCCGAGTTCGAGTATCGGCCCACCGCCTGCCGCCAGAAGTACCGGATGGTGGTGATCCGCAAGAACATCACCCGCGCGAAAGGCGAGGCGGCACTGTTCGATGAGGTGCGTTACTTCTTTTACATCACGAACGAGCGGGAGTGGTCGGCGGACGCGATTGTGTTCTCGGCCAATGACCGGTGCCACCAGGAGAACCTGCACGCCCAGTTGAAGAGCGGCGTGCGGGCGTTGCGGGCGCCGGTGGACACGCTGGAAAGCAACTGGGCGTACATGGTGATGACGGCACTGGGCTGGAACGTGAAGGCGTGGTGGGCGTTGTCGTTGCCGGAACCGCCGGGCCGCTGGCGAGACAAGTATCGTCAGGAGAAGCGGTGGGTGTTGGGTTTGGAGTTCCGGAGTTTCGTCCACGCATTCGTCGGGCTGCCGTGCCAGGTTCTCCGGACGGGCCGCAAGCTAGTTTATCGTCTGTTGAGTTGGAACCCTCATTTACGGGTCTTCTTCCGACTGGTCGAGACGTTGAACTGCTGA